cctggtaccaaaaacaaacagagAGAAAGGAGCCTCATGCCCAGGCACCGGTCCCTGGGACTAGGGGAGCCAGAGCTGGGCTGCTTCCTTCAGCCAGGACCACTGGAGTGCCCGTGGCCTGCTAGGCCCCAGGCTGGGTGCTGAGGACACAGCAAGGAGGAGGCCAGAGGCTGCTTGTCCGCATGTGGCACACAGACCAGAGCAAAGAACACAGGAGTCACAGCCCCACGGCCTAGAGGGCTCCACTGTGTGTGGGAAGCTTGGGCCTGTGGATACCCAGATAAGGCCTCTGGTACAGTGTGAGGAGAGGGTGAATCagagagggcttcctggaggaaggggcAGCTTGGCTGGAACTGGAAAGATAGGCAGGCATGGCTGCAGGGGTGGGGAGTTTAGAAACGGCCCTCTCTTGGTTGAGAACGCCACTGCACATCAACCAGGACCTTGGGCTGATCCTCCTCGCCTTCAGCTGTTCCCTAACAGCACCCACCATGAGCAGCCATGAGCAGCCGTCTCAAgaacagtttctctctctctctcttttttttcatttttttttctttttctgtggtgctggggatggacccagggtcttgcacatgctagccaCACATCCAGCCCCACAGTTTCTTGTTAAATCATGACAGAAGCCCAGAGAAGGTCGTGCTGGGAGCAGGGCAGTTTGGAAGCCCAGACAGGGAAAGGGACTTGTTCAATGTCACAGTTGGTCACTGTTAGGCCAGTGTGACACTCAGGCAGCCAGGCTCCTGGGTGAGCTGGGAAGGGCTTTGCTGAGGTGTCCCCCTCTTTGCCCACACAGCTGCGTCCTCAGGGCCCACATCTGTGCTGTCCAGTGCAGCTGCCGCTGGCCACGGAGGGCTGGCGAGCCCTTGAAGTGTGGTCAGCTGGCCAGGGAGCCcagtttaaaattttgagtatCTAAAATGACACTCGGTGTAGGTACTGGATGATTTCTCCCTTTTGCAGCcctgggacagaacccagggcctcatgcatgcgacACAAGCCTGCGACCGCTGAGCTCCACTCCAGCCCTCGGGAGGACCTTTACGGACGTTCTGAACAACCTGGGCAGGAGAGTCTGGTCTTTCCATGGAGAACTGACCATCTGAATGAAGACCTGCTCTAAGTGTGAGATACACAGCAGACCTAAAGACAATTTACTGAGGGGCAGAAAATGAAAGTGTCTCATTAACATTTTACATGGATAGCATATGGAAatgggctggggtcgtggctcagtggtagcgcgctcgcctggcatgcgtgaggcactgggttcgatcctcagcaccacataaaaataaagatattgtgttcacctgcaccaaaaaaataaatattaaaaaatatggaaatgataATACTGTAGATCTACTGGCTTAATTACAACATGTGGCCCAAATGACTCTGAGGGGCGAggggcgtggctcagtggtagagcccttgagTAGGACACTGAGCTCCAGTactgaaaggaaaacaaaccGCAGGGCCTAGtagcacgtgcctgtaatcccacaacCCTGGAGgcgaggcagaaggattgcaagtttgaggccagcctcaacaatttagcaaggccctaagcaactcagtgagaccccatctcaaaataaaaaaactgaaagggctgggaatgtggctcagtggtaaagcgtcaCAGGGCTCAACACCCTTGTATCGTCCTCCCACCCCAcatcacctgttcctttgtactTTTTTTGATGGGCAACTAGAAAAGACAAAATCTCCTCTGTGCTTTTTATTACATTTCTGTTACATAGTGCTGTGTGACAGCAGTGCCTTACATCAAGTAGCATCTCAAAGATCTTATGGAAAGACCACTttcttgctgggtgcagtggcgcacgcctgtaatctcagcagctcgggaggctgagacaggaggatctcgggttcatagccagcctcaacaatggcactaagtggtgaggcactaagcaacttagtgaggccttgtctctaaataaaatgcaaaggagggctggggtgtggctcagtggtcaagtgtcgctgggttcaatccctgatatcaaacaaaaacaaaacaaaactacatttTCCAGGAAGAGTGCTCTCCTCTACACAGCCTGGGTATATCCTGTGTCACAGGTGGCCAGTCTTGGGGGCTGGCCTGGTGAAAGCCGTGCAGGCCTCTCCTAGTCCTTAGGCCTCGCATGGCAAGGGGGCTCAGGGAGAACAGTCACCCCTGTGTCCACAGGGCGGTGGTTCCAGGATCCTCTACAGATACCAAAAATCTGCAAATGTTCAAGTCCCTTGCGTAAAATGGCACAGTACAGAACTTTGGCACATCCCCCCATAGACTTATTTTTCTGTGATcctggatggaacccagggcctggagcatGTTGGCCAAATGCTTTCCTACTGAGCTCCACCCTCAGCCTGTAGACTTTTAAGTCATCTTTAGATCACTTACAATACCTAATAAAATATCTATGTGTCACTTCATTCATGGGGATTCAGTGTAGCACTTTGCATGGGGGAAGTTAAAAGTTTTGGGGCTgtggagatagctcagttggtagagggcttgcctcgcatgcacaaggctctgggttcaatggCCAGCatgacacacacactcacaaaaggggtcggggctgtggctcagtggtagagcccttgcctagcatgtgtgaggcactgggttcaatccctggcaccacattaaaataaagataagggctcagaggtagagcacttgcctagcacgtgcgaggccctgggttcaatcctcagcaccacataaaaataaataaaataaagacattgtatccaactacaactaaaaaataaatattaaaaaaaaagttttgccttttggaactttctagaaattttatggGGGGGACATTTGCAATTTGTGATTGTCGGAATCCATGCGTGTAGAACCTGCAGAGGCTAGCTggtgagtgggtgaatgaatggGCAAGGAAAGCACTCAGGTAGTGGGCTCAGAATGTGCACAGCCAGaaccaggcgtggtggcgcaACCCTGTAattcccagcggctcgggaggctgaggcaggaggatcgagagttcaaagccagcctcagaatttagcaaggtgcttaccaactcagtgagaccctgtctctaattaaaaaaaaaaaaaaaaaagaaaaaggtctgggatgtggctcagtggttaaacatccctgggttcaatccctggtaccaaaaaaaacaccaaaaactcAATGGGCccagcctgggggtggggtgggtgcagGCAGGGGGCTTACCTTCTGTTTGTCGAGGATTTTCATGGCATAGTGATTCCCGGTCTCCTTGTGCTTCACCAGCATCACCCGCCCAAAGGAGCCCGTCCCAAGGGTCTTGATTCTCTCAAACTGATCCAAATGGGCTGTGTTCTGTGGGTAGAAGGGTTGAGCCGGGGGTCAGGAACACTTCTTCCCTGCGGCCTGTTGGACCAGGGTCTGGGGTGTGCCCTGTGCTGCCGGCAGAGGGGGCCCTGGGAGCTGGTGGAGTGAGGGGGGTGAAGACAGGGGGCTGGACAGCAAGATGGTGGCGGGCACATTCCTCCAGGCGGTGGCAGGGGCCAGATCCGGCCCTGGCCTGGGGCCCAGGAGCTGCTGGCAgctgtgtgggggtgggggagcaggacTGCCAGGGaaagggtgggtggggtgggggggcctgAGGGGGGAATCAGGTAGAACCCTGGGCATGTGCGGAAGGAGGGGGGCAGGTCTGGAGCCCTCCCACCCCGCACCCCCGGGGTCCTAAACTTCCAAGTACGTGGCAGGGATGGTGGGGGCGGCCTGGGCCCACTCTCGCAGGGCTCTGTACCTGGAAGGGCTTACCTGAGCGggattttcccattttttaagaaaatcttcTTTGGCTTTGGCTAAGAACTCTTTCActgaaaggaagagaggggagggtTAGATGGAGACTCCAGCCTCGGGGGGCGGATGGGGTTACCTTTGGGATATGTGGAAAGTGAGGTGCACCTTCTTAAAGCCAGAGCCTGACCTTGTCCCAGGACCTCTGAGCACCCGGGTCTGAGCTCGAAGGCAACTTTTGGGGATCCTGAAATGGGCTGGGGCCTGGGTACCCCCTACTACAGAGAGGTGGGAACCTGCCTCCAGTCCATCCAAAATGGGCACAGGGAGACTCAGGGGTTGCACCTAGGGGGACAGGGAGAAACGCCAGGGCCAGCTCACCCCTGCCCGCCCCAGTTCTGACCAACATTCCTTGGCCAGGGACGACGCCAGCCAGCCGAGGTATTTATAGCCTTTGGGTCTGGCTGCTCCTCTGGCCCCTTCTGTGGGGAGGCCGGGCCTGGGGTGGAGGCCTCTGAGGCTCGGGTAGCAGGCGTCCTTGGGGGGCTCAGCTGTCACCTTGGCCCCCAGCTGGCCCTGTACCTGTCTTTGCCAATCGTGGGGCCTTAGTCCAGTGTTGGTTCAGAGGAAGGCTTACTGGATGCCCCCGCGACCGTCCACAGTACCCTGAGGCCAACGTCACATCCGCCCAACAGACACCTCCCTGGTGGACGCGGGCGCCGGCTGTCTTGTCTTACTTTCTCATTCGACTCGCTCCACAATCcttcttttatccattttcccaTTTAACGGCCTAGGACACTGAGACTTGAACTGCTCCCCTAATGACCGAGAGGCAACCCAGCCAAGCGGTTAAGGGCCAGGACTTGGGGGTGAGACTGGGTCCAGATGCCTGAGTGGTCCCTGAGTGATTCTGGACAACTGACTTCACTTCTCTAGGCCTTAGTCTTCCCCACCTGTAAAGTGGGAgtaataaggggctggggtgatggctcagtggtagagcccttgcctggcacatgtgaggcattgggttgatcctcagcaccacataaaactaaataaacaaataagataaaggtactgtgtccatctacaactaaagttAAAAAACAATCGGAATAACAAGAGCCATGAGCCCGCAGGTTGGCTGTGAAGAGTGGGGGCTGCGCAGTGGCCAGCATTGGGGGGCGGTTCATGCCAGGAAAATGTCATCTACgattttttgaagtatttttgaaATGTGGGTAGAAAATACAGGGAGATTCATTGAAAGTTCAAATGTTTTGAAGAAATGATGTCTGCCAGAGGCAGTGTAtgcgatttgggaggctgaggcaggagtatcgcaAGTtcgtggccagcctcagcaactcagcgaagacctaagcaactcagcgagaacctgtctcaaaataaaaagtcaaaagggctggggatgtggctcagtggtgaagtgcctctgGGCTAAATCCCCCACCCCCgactggaaaaataaagaaatgatgtcTGGCTGTGTTGGCCAGGCTGGTTTCGAACTCTTGGGCTCACGTGATCTTCCTCCCTCatcctcccaaatagctgggactcCAGGCACATGCCACCAGACCTGGCTGAGTGCTCAGATCCCCACGGCACAGCTTGATGGATTCTGACCTTACAGATTCACCCTGGGACCATTGTGCAGGGCCAGGCACTGTTCTCTATGTGCCAAACTTgaactgaatgttttttttttttctttcttttttaaaaaaattaaattttttttttttaaatgggggatTGACCTcgggggtgctttacctctgagttacatccccagccctttttatttttattttatttatttttaaaaatttgagacagggtctcactaagctgttgAGGCTGGTCCCAGAccggtgatcctcctgcctcaacctcccaagtcgctagaattacagatatgtgccaccacacctggctaagtagttttctttttttccttttctttctttttttttggacctggggatcaaacccagggctttgtgaatggGAGGCTAGTGCTTTTCTggtgagctacaccccagccctggctAAATGTTTTTGATGCTAAAAATCTGACTTTGCCAGGTCTAAGCTGCTCTTCTTCCCACTGTACAGATGAGAAGATTGATCAGTCCTGAGACCATCTATCTGTCTGACCCACTGCCCAGGAGACTATCTGCTTTACTACCAACTCAGACACTGGATTACTGGGTGCAGAGGTATCCTCAACCTAAGGGGCCCTACAATCCTGCTCTTTGACCTTGCTTGTCATCTGCCCGCTAGGAATTCCACATGGCCTGCTGAGTAGCCACCATTCCCCACTGTCCCCAAGACTCTCCAACAGTATTCAGAGAGAAAAGCTCTTCATGGGACTAGAAGAATGGCGGCTAGAGTGGAGCCTGCTGGCTAGGAAGACCTTGCAAAAGGCGAGTGGGCCGAGACGGGCGGGCAGTGAATGGCTGTGGCCCCTAGGCTCTGCCTGATGGGGCGACAGACCCAAgagacctctctgagcctggggGCTGCACACTTCTGGTGCCTTCACCAGCACAACCTTTCAGAGACATCATGCCTTCCCTGGAGACCTCTAAACAATCCACAAAGAATTCTGGATTGCAGGCGGGCAGAGGGTGCTGTATTGGGCCTGCACCAGAGACAGAAGGGCTGGGCTGCGGTCCTGCTTCCTGCTCCCAGCCATCCCTGGGCTTCCCCAACTCGGCGGCTCTGGCTGCTGCTAGTGTCCTGCTGTGTGGCTCCATGAGCTGCTTGGCCCACCTTCTTTGGCATCCTGAAGCCTGGGAGGGCCTGGGCGGTTTCCTCTCTCTGCCACCGGGCCCTGCTGGCTCGTCAGGCTTGGGGACAGGTAGGAGGGGTCAatgccaggaggagcagggagataAGAGGGTTCATGGAGCTGGGCCTCAGACAGAAGCCCCCACACtcacctctgcttcctgtttctCCTGGCACAGGATGGCATAGGGGCTGGATGGGATAGGGTGACCTGGGGCCCATCGGGCCTGGTCAGGGAGGCTCAGGGTGCTGGCTGCGGCTTAGGTCCTTGGAAGTTGTGACGCAGGTAGCCCAGGAAACGGAGAACCAGGTGGGCCCAGAGGAGCAGCTGCAGCCACAACTGGAAGGTGATCTCTGAGCCcccaccctggctgctgctggACCCCAGATCCATCCTAGGCTTCCCTGGTCTCTCCTTGGAATCCTCCCTTTGCTGGGGAACCAGGAAAATGCAGAGCCTCTGAGCTGGCTTCCTTGGGAAGGCCTCAGGGgaccagggaggaggagctggTTGCCACGGAGGCATTTAAAGGTACCTGCTCCAGGCTGGCCGAGGTCTGCAGAGGCTCTCcttggcaggaggaggtgggaagatTCTCCCGAGGGTGTCCCTCTGGCCGGCCTGCCTGTCCTGGGGCGGGGTGTTAAAGCTAACTTCCCCTTCTAGGGACTTTCACTGCTCCCAAGATGCCAGGCCCTGCCTCCCCGGGTGGGTACGAGACTGACTGGAGGCAGGCCATCAATGTGCCCAGAGCAGTGCCCACTGGGCAGAGGGGAAGGAGTTAAGGCCCTGGCTTAAGCAACAGGCAGAGACTCCCTGGGGGCTAGAGGAGCCCCAGAGCTTGTTAACTAGCTGGAAGAACAGCTGGAGAGAaaggtggagggaggcaggagTCACCCTATCTCCTCCCGAGTTCCCTTTCAGTGTGAAGCCCCCAAGTCCTGCTACCCTGCTAGAAAGAAATGGGCACATCTGGTTCTTTGTCTTGTTCCTATGTGGGGGCGGAGAGGGGAACAGCGTCCCGGGATGTCCTTGGCCTCTGTCAAACCTTGCCCTGTGCTTGGCTCTGCTCAGGGCCATGAAAGTCCAAACCGGAAATGAATGGCTAAACcccggggtgggggaggggaagcagcCTTGACTATCTTCCCCCTCCTTTCCAGATCCCCAAAGCAGCGGAGGGTCAGTGGCAGGCTCCCTGCGGGTAccccacactctgttctctgctggcGACAGGAAGTGGCTTAGGTGGGTAACCTAGCTGGCTGCTGCCTTGCCCACCCCTCCCACACTGGGGGCAGTGGTGGGTGCCACTGCCTCCGCTCTGGTGGGGATTTGCTTTGGACTCACAGAGAAAAACCCAGGTATCCCTTGAAAAGCCAGGGCCACAGCAAGAGGCGGAAATCTAGAAATCTGTCCTGGGTTTGAATCTGTCCTGGGCAGTTACAACAGCAGGACATCAAACTGAGCAAGGGACCAGGGACTCCCGCGGAAGGAGCCCACCTTGGGGCCCTCTCTCCCCAAGACAGTAACCTCCGCCCTTCCCGGCAGTCCTGGGGACTCTGGGGCAGGTGCCCAACCTGGGCTGGGAGCCCCAATCCAGGCCTAATCCTCCTGGATCCCCTGCTCTGGGCCGTACCACCTTCTACTCTGGACTGGACCCAGCCCCATTCTGAGCTGGACCCTCCATCCTGGACTAGATGATCCCCGAGTCTCTGTTGGACCCCAACATTGAGCTGCAATCTTCACCTGAACCGAATCCCAACACTCGGCTGGCCGCCCCTCTGTCTCAGTCTGAGTTGGACCCCCACTCTGGGGGGACCATCCCCTCTTCTGAATTGGGCCATTCATACCCCCTGCTCTTCCCCAAGCCCCACAGCCCAAGGGGGCTAGTATGGGAGGGGTTTCCAGGACAGCCAGGGTCTACACACTGCTTTCCACCTGCGCCCCCAAACCCAACTGCATCCCCTCCCTGACTTGAGGGGCAGAGCGCCTAGGAAGTTGCTATAGCAACAGACTCAGCCTCACCATCGTTGGAGTTGGAAGCCATCACTCAGTCTTCCTCTCAGGGCACTAGGACTACGGTGGCTGGGAAGGCTCAGGAGACCTGCCTTACCAGCTTGGCTGCCCATCCCTAGAGCCCTGCCTGGAGAGGGAGACAGGCAGTTGGGGGTGGGGATAGGAGCAGGAAGAAACCCAATCTGGAGGCCAGTGGGTACAGGGAAAGGGTAGATAGAACCCTCTGAATTGCTATTGGCCCAATTGGGCTAAAGGCAAAGCTGTCTTGGCAGAACCTCCTTGGCACCCATACAACTGCCAATGCACAGAAGATTTCTGGCCCTCTTGAGCCTCTGTAGGATGTTAGAGGGCAACAGTTCTTCCCATCCAGGGACCTCCTGTGTGTATCTTTCTTTCAGTGCCTGGATTCCCTTGTCTCTGGGGGTCTAGGAAGC
This is a stretch of genomic DNA from Ictidomys tridecemlineatus isolate mIctTri1 chromosome 2, mIctTri1.hap1, whole genome shotgun sequence. It encodes these proteins:
- the Smim46 gene encoding small integral membrane protein 46 yields the protein MDLGSSSSQGGGSEITFQLWLQLLLWAHLVLRFLGYLRHNFQGPKPQPAP